A region from the Methanofollis liminatans DSM 4140 genome encodes:
- a CDS encoding DNA methyltransferase codes for MDNDEIRRYLIDYTLSASQATQVEEIAIGEGRYPRYVNEYWTAAQRQTSSIHEISYRACFKPQLPAFFIKWLSGEGDTVYDPFGGRGTTAIEAALLKRRVISNDANPLSRILTEPRLHIPAMDEIARRLEEIETGGDECADIDLSMFYHPKTEAEIVSLRDYLADRRLDGTEDAVDRWIRMVATNRLTGHSRGFFSVYTLPPNQAVSQESQRKINEKRTQAPEYRNTKELILKKSRSLVRNLTPEQIDALNAAGRTARFLHGDARSTREIRAGSVRVTVTSPPFLNIVQYSKDNWLRCWFNALDTERIAGQITMARTVEAWSAVMSDVFRELYRITTGGGYVAFEVGEVDRGRVCLDEHVIPLGLGAGFECPGVLANVQEFTKTSNIWGVNNNNAGTNTNRIVLFRKAA; via the coding sequence ATGGACAACGATGAGATTCGCCGGTACCTGATAGACTACACCCTCTCAGCCTCGCAGGCGACGCAGGTCGAGGAGATCGCCATCGGCGAAGGGCGCTATCCCCGCTACGTCAACGAGTACTGGACGGCCGCACAGCGACAGACCTCATCGATCCACGAGATATCGTACCGCGCCTGCTTCAAACCCCAGCTCCCGGCCTTTTTTATAAAATGGCTCTCGGGCGAGGGGGACACCGTCTACGACCCCTTCGGCGGCCGGGGGACGACGGCGATCGAGGCGGCGCTGCTGAAGCGGCGGGTCATCTCAAACGACGCCAACCCCCTGAGCAGGATCCTCACCGAACCGCGGCTGCATATCCCGGCAATGGACGAGATCGCCCGGAGGCTGGAGGAGATCGAGACCGGCGGGGATGAGTGCGCCGATATCGACCTCTCGATGTTCTACCACCCGAAGACCGAGGCGGAGATCGTCTCCCTGAGAGACTACCTCGCCGACCGGCGTCTCGACGGCACCGAGGACGCCGTCGACCGGTGGATCAGGATGGTCGCCACAAACCGGCTGACCGGACACTCCAGGGGTTTTTTCTCGGTATATACGCTGCCCCCGAACCAGGCGGTATCGCAGGAGAGCCAGAGAAAGATCAACGAGAAGCGGACCCAGGCGCCCGAGTACAGGAATACGAAAGAGCTCATCCTGAAAAAGTCCAGGAGCCTGGTGCGAAACCTCACCCCCGAGCAGATCGACGCCCTGAACGCCGCAGGGAGAACGGCCCGGTTCTTGCATGGGGACGCGAGATCGACCCGGGAGATCAGGGCCGGTTCGGTCAGGGTGACGGTCACCTCGCCCCCGTTCTTGAACATCGTCCAGTATTCAAAGGACAACTGGCTGCGGTGCTGGTTCAACGCCCTGGACACGGAGCGGATCGCAGGACAGATCACGATGGCGAGGACCGTCGAGGCGTGGTCCGCTGTCATGAGCGACGTCTTCAGGGAACTCTACAGGATCACGACCGGCGGCGGGTATGTCGCCTTCGAGGTCGGCGAGGTAGACCGGGGGCGGGTCTGCCTGGACGAGCACGTGATCCCGCTCGGCCTCGGTGCAGGCTTCGAGTGCCCGGGCGTCCTGGCCAACGTCCAGGAGTTCACGAAGACCTCCAATATCTGGGGCGTGAACAACAACAACGCCGGGACGAACACGAACAGGATCGTCCTGTTCAGAAAGGCGGCGTGA